A genomic segment from Leptolyngbya boryana PCC 6306 encodes:
- a CDS encoding helix-turn-helix domain-containing protein, translated as MNPLKLRLEECSAFGILVLNYLEKNPQTNMSQLARDVNISRAGLGWICRKESNPDERTANRIARIIGVDLTEVARLVHENKIEKLARRSALEYATKFSKDSVHIVIPQEDAIAGLNAIVQAFHTVTRSVPEIEKPTDFQIYKQAYEIVKRQFLARNIPRKQKTTI; from the coding sequence ATGAACCCATTAAAGCTTCGTTTGGAAGAATGTTCAGCATTCGGAATTTTAGTTTTAAATTATCTCGAAAAAAATCCGCAGACTAACATGAGCCAACTTGCGAGAGATGTGAACATTTCAAGAGCAGGACTTGGCTGGATTTGTCGCAAAGAAAGCAATCCTGATGAACGCACAGCAAATCGCATTGCTCGGATTATTGGAGTGGATCTGACTGAAGTTGCACGGCTGGTTCACGAAAATAAAATCGAGAAACTTGCGAGGCGCAGTGCTCTTGAGTATGCCACGAAATTTAGTAAAGATTCAGTTCACATCGTGATTCCTCAAGAAGATGCGATCGCTGGATTGAATGCGATCGTCCAAGCATTTCATACCGTGACTCGAAGTGTGCCAGAGATCGAAAAACCGACAGACTTCCAGATTTACAAACAAGCTTATGAAATTGTGAAGCGGCAGTTTTTAGCTCGAAATATTCCTAGAAAGCAGAAGACAACGATTTAA
- a CDS encoding PstS family phosphate ABC transporter substrate-binding protein, giving the protein MKMQTSTLFKFLLGTGFVMTVGLVGCTSSNQATDSNPSQSSTPVRADVPNPVVPTYSGIKIDGSSTVYPVSEVAAKEYRKEKGDKAGAIDVKFSGTSSGFKKFCAGEIDINNASRPILKEEIEACGKTGVRFYELPIAFDALTLVVNPQNTWAKDITVAELKKIWEPAAQGKITNWNQVRASYPNQPLKLYGAGKESGTFNYFNEVTTGKPNESRTDYTASENDNELVAGVLKDPNALGYFGLSYYEAKQNELKALAVDYEGRGAVLPSRETVEKAQYRPFSRPLFIYVNITAAQRKPELQAFVTYYLDNAKRFVTQVGYIPLPDEGYRLTNLHFYQGKVGTVFDGVPQPDLTISELLRKQAVF; this is encoded by the coding sequence ATGAAAATGCAGACCTCAACTCTCTTCAAGTTTTTGCTAGGGACTGGATTTGTCATGACGGTTGGATTAGTTGGGTGTACCTCCTCGAATCAGGCAACTGACTCTAATCCATCCCAGTCTTCTACTCCTGTAAGAGCAGATGTGCCAAACCCAGTTGTGCCGACTTACTCTGGGATTAAAATCGATGGATCGAGCACAGTTTACCCAGTTTCGGAGGTCGCTGCGAAAGAGTATCGCAAAGAAAAAGGGGACAAAGCGGGTGCGATCGACGTTAAGTTCTCTGGCACAAGCAGCGGCTTCAAAAAATTCTGTGCTGGTGAAATCGATATCAACAATGCTTCTCGCCCGATTCTTAAAGAAGAAATCGAGGCTTGTGGAAAAACAGGAGTGCGTTTCTATGAGCTACCGATCGCGTTTGATGCCCTTACTCTGGTGGTTAATCCGCAAAATACTTGGGCAAAAGATATTACGGTTGCTGAACTGAAGAAGATTTGGGAACCTGCTGCTCAAGGCAAAATTACGAACTGGAACCAGGTTCGCGCCTCTTATCCAAACCAACCACTCAAACTATATGGTGCAGGCAAAGAGTCTGGAACATTCAACTATTTCAATGAAGTCACGACTGGAAAGCCAAATGAGAGCCGGACAGATTACACCGCCAGCGAGAATGACAATGAGTTAGTCGCGGGAGTCCTAAAAGATCCCAATGCTCTAGGCTACTTTGGGCTTTCGTACTATGAAGCCAAGCAAAATGAACTTAAAGCCCTTGCTGTTGATTATGAAGGTCGTGGTGCAGTTTTACCCTCACGCGAAACGGTTGAGAAAGCGCAGTATCGCCCGTTCTCTCGTCCCTTATTTATCTACGTCAACATTACTGCTGCACAGCGTAAACCGGAACTGCAAGCGTTTGTAACCTACTACCTCGACAATGCTAAACGGTTTGTCACCCAGGTCGGATACATTCCACTACCGGATGAAGGCTACCGATTGACGAACCTGCACTTCTATCAAGGCAAGGTAGGAACAGTATTTGATGGGGTTCCTCAGCCTGATTTGACGATTAGTGAACTCCTTCGTAAACAAGCTGTATTTTAG
- a CDS encoding ATP-binding protein, translating into MFYRLNRFDSDPVAFCANQHPDWLPTFAPLIFMLMLAELGLGALIQAPLVWLVAPVLFALCVVCPRSQWMSGLGFVALLNRDIPIRSAIALGIVGLLGSGVRVYLLRQEWQQASQAMLASLIQDETALTPEHAIQQALTALKKITGATGAIALRQLDEVTAEALAALPHNILPDRLTTPMLFAEALSQNQCLHYSDYASTPQASPALLAQGVRSIAVLPLQQVENVQGAIVLLWHQRINPSRSLQQFLDSLRGGLGNLLRFQDLTLRFDQLQARFEAMLETIPQGIVFIDESGEQGWINHTAAKYLNLAHGAVEPSAIAQAMVALRLKADNQAEIAAQAAELFTQPGAKIRDWHWFLSDPQPIVLSLSSTPTDGRDVPGRLWVLDNITERKQAELAMQTARELAESATRAKSEFLANMSHEIRTPLNGILGYAQILEKDRSLNEFQKKGVGIIHQCGEHLLTLINDLLDLSKIEAEKMELVPQKFHFPSFLEAIADICQIRAEQRQITLIYQPRLPLPQYVYADEKRLRQILLNILGNAVKFTEVGSVLFQVGCIENTKVRFEIQDTGIGIAPEQLEAIFSPFQQVGESDRKTEGTGLGLSISSQLLKIMGSEIHVNSTLGKGSTFWFDLVLPEVEARSRSADPSTASPCAVVGYAGRPRSVLVVDDQAANRSVLVHLLEPLGFNVIEAENGQVALREAHQNKPDAILLDLVMPVMDGFEAVRQIRQSPDLRDTIVIATSASVFGYDQQASHDSGCNGFIAKPIRETELLAQLQTHLDLEWHYEAEIETSREHTVSENALDPIVAPPHAELNTLFDLARMGDLKGILEQATHLEQQNPEWEPFVVQLRRLAQGFKERQILELIKRYQG; encoded by the coding sequence ATGTTTTATCGTTTAAATCGCTTCGATTCTGATCCAGTTGCGTTTTGCGCTAATCAACATCCTGATTGGCTACCCACGTTTGCGCCGTTGATTTTCATGCTGATGTTGGCAGAGTTAGGGTTAGGAGCGCTGATACAAGCGCCTCTAGTGTGGCTGGTCGCTCCGGTTTTGTTTGCACTTTGCGTTGTATGTCCGCGATCGCAGTGGATGAGCGGACTCGGTTTTGTCGCTTTGTTAAACCGCGACATTCCCATCCGATCTGCGATCGCATTAGGAATTGTAGGTCTCTTGGGATCTGGAGTGAGAGTCTATCTGTTACGACAAGAATGGCAGCAGGCATCTCAAGCCATGCTGGCATCGCTCATTCAAGATGAAACTGCCCTCACACCAGAACACGCGATTCAGCAGGCATTAACTGCGCTCAAAAAAATTACGGGTGCAACAGGCGCGATCGCGCTCCGCCAGTTAGATGAAGTCACCGCTGAAGCACTAGCTGCATTACCGCATAATATCCTACCGGATCGACTGACAACGCCAATGTTGTTTGCAGAAGCACTCAGCCAAAATCAATGTCTGCACTACTCAGACTATGCTTCGACCCCGCAAGCCTCACCTGCTCTCCTAGCGCAAGGCGTTCGATCAATCGCTGTCTTACCGTTACAGCAGGTTGAGAACGTACAGGGAGCAATTGTGCTCCTGTGGCATCAGCGGATAAATCCCTCTCGATCGCTGCAACAATTTCTCGACTCTTTGCGGGGCGGACTAGGCAATCTGCTTAGGTTTCAAGATCTAACACTGCGCTTTGATCAACTCCAAGCGCGATTTGAAGCCATGTTAGAAACAATTCCTCAAGGCATTGTCTTTATCGATGAAAGCGGCGAACAAGGGTGGATCAATCACACCGCAGCGAAGTATCTGAATCTAGCGCATGGTGCAGTTGAGCCGAGCGCGATCGCGCAAGCAATGGTTGCTCTGCGCCTGAAAGCAGACAATCAAGCTGAAATTGCCGCCCAAGCAGCCGAGCTATTCACACAACCTGGCGCAAAAATTCGAGACTGGCACTGGTTTTTGAGTGATCCGCAGCCAATCGTATTAAGCCTTTCAAGTACACCAACCGATGGGCGAGATGTGCCTGGTCGCCTCTGGGTACTCGACAACATTACCGAGCGCAAGCAGGCAGAACTCGCGATGCAAACCGCGCGCGAACTTGCAGAATCAGCAACCCGTGCGAAAAGCGAATTTTTAGCGAATATGAGCCATGAGATCCGCACCCCGCTCAATGGCATTCTCGGCTACGCGCAGATTTTAGAAAAAGATCGAAGTCTCAACGAATTTCAGAAAAAAGGAGTCGGCATCATTCATCAATGTGGAGAGCATCTGCTGACGCTGATCAACGATTTACTCGATTTATCTAAAATTGAAGCTGAGAAAATGGAGCTTGTCCCTCAGAAGTTTCATTTTCCATCCTTTCTCGAAGCGATCGCGGATATCTGCCAAATTCGCGCCGAACAAAGACAGATCACCTTGATTTATCAACCGCGATTGCCCTTGCCTCAATATGTTTATGCAGATGAAAAACGCTTGCGGCAAATTTTACTTAATATTTTAGGAAATGCGGTCAAATTCACCGAAGTTGGCAGCGTTTTATTTCAAGTAGGGTGCATTGAAAATACAAAAGTTCGCTTTGAGATACAAGATACCGGGATTGGCATTGCGCCAGAGCAGTTAGAAGCGATTTTTTCGCCATTTCAACAGGTGGGAGAATCCGATCGTAAAACGGAAGGCACCGGATTAGGGCTTTCGATTAGCAGTCAACTCCTGAAAATCATGGGTTCGGAGATTCATGTGAACAGTACGCTCGGAAAAGGTAGCACATTCTGGTTTGACTTAGTTTTGCCAGAAGTAGAAGCACGATCGCGGAGTGCCGATCCGAGCACTGCTTCTCCATGTGCCGTAGTTGGCTATGCAGGCAGACCTCGCAGCGTTCTTGTCGTCGATGATCAAGCGGCGAACCGATCAGTTCTCGTTCATCTGCTAGAACCGCTAGGATTTAACGTCATCGAAGCCGAAAACGGTCAAGTCGCACTTCGTGAAGCCCATCAGAACAAACCCGATGCGATCTTGCTCGATCTGGTGATGCCCGTGATGGACGGATTCGAGGCAGTGCGCCAAATTCGGCAATCTCCAGATTTACGAGATACGATCGTCATTGCGACATCTGCTAGTGTTTTTGGATACGATCAGCAAGCCAGTCATGATTCAGGGTGCAATGGCTTTATTGCCAAGCCAATTCGAGAAACCGAACTGCTCGCACAACTCCAAACCCATCTCGATTTAGAGTGGCACTATGAAGCTGAAATTGAGACTTCTAGAGAGCATACTGTCTCTGAAAATGCTTTAGACCCAATTGTTGCTCCACCTCATGCCGAACTCAATACACTCTTCGATCTTGCCCGCATGGGCGATCTCAAAGGAATTCTTGAGCAAGCTACTCATCTAGAGCAACAAAACCCTGAATGGGAACCGTTCGTCGTTCAGCTTCGACGCTTGGCGCAGGGATTTAAGGAACGGCAAATTTTGGAATTAATCAAACGCTATCAGGGGTAG
- a CDS encoding ATP-grasp domain-containing protein, producing the protein MSSPSPFPFFQGNSLSDLFAQDIQVDRDALILNYPATASWAAYPNTQQYFLQDGSSEATKTSFDKICQKEPWKNLAVLGDTLPGIVIVPPPSLLVQYWRDQFDFQDQQLKMMDCSTYLDDLNESDRYDRIITLFPFDRLRPEKHAIHPDTHYYLLSKVTLAELGVPCPNYQTYHLAQTSLDQISLPAQFPYLIKTSHGLSGEGTYIIRNDSDLNYCLHELKKYLKINLLQTIVVSEFIQHEVHNYCVQFYVNQQGNISLIGVTQQLVSSTGDYLGGLINYHNDLSQFFEIIEAVGNYAHKQGYFGVIGVDILEDRDGQLYAIDANFRINGSTPLCLQRHELLKLDKAIAKYASSYRMEGTLDSILTELKRELERKDFLILSALEKVKYGKIYTEIYGIVTGATREEMQQIEQHLHDKGLTLAG; encoded by the coding sequence ATGTCTTCTCCAAGTCCCTTTCCATTTTTTCAAGGCAATTCGCTGTCTGACTTATTTGCTCAGGATATTCAAGTCGATCGCGATGCCCTCATTTTGAACTATCCTGCTACGGCAAGTTGGGCAGCTTATCCAAATACGCAGCAATACTTTTTGCAAGATGGGAGTAGTGAAGCAACCAAAACTTCGTTTGATAAAATCTGTCAGAAGGAACCTTGGAAAAATCTAGCAGTTCTAGGGGATACGCTACCTGGGATTGTGATTGTTCCGCCTCCATCTCTGCTTGTTCAGTACTGGCGCGATCAGTTTGATTTTCAGGATCAGCAGTTAAAGATGATGGATTGTTCGACGTACTTGGATGATCTCAATGAGAGTGATCGGTACGATCGCATAATCACTTTATTTCCGTTTGACCGATTACGACCCGAAAAGCACGCGATTCACCCAGACACCCATTACTACTTGCTGAGTAAAGTAACCCTTGCCGAGTTGGGAGTGCCTTGCCCGAACTATCAAACCTATCATTTAGCTCAAACGAGCCTTGATCAAATTAGCCTGCCAGCCCAATTTCCTTATTTGATTAAAACCTCACATGGTCTTTCAGGTGAGGGAACTTATATCATTCGTAATGATAGTGATCTGAACTATTGCTTACACGAACTGAAGAAGTATCTCAAGATCAATCTACTCCAAACGATTGTGGTCTCAGAGTTCATTCAGCATGAGGTGCATAATTACTGCGTTCAATTTTATGTCAATCAACAAGGCAACATTTCCCTGATTGGTGTAACTCAGCAATTGGTTAGCTCTACAGGGGACTATCTGGGTGGTTTGATTAACTATCACAATGATTTGAGCCAGTTCTTTGAAATCATTGAGGCAGTAGGGAACTATGCTCACAAACAAGGATATTTTGGGGTGATTGGTGTAGATATCTTGGAAGATAGAGACGGACAACTCTATGCGATCGATGCTAATTTTCGGATTAACGGGTCTACTCCTTTGTGTCTTCAGCGCCATGAACTCTTGAAGTTAGATAAAGCGATCGCGAAATACGCTAGCAGTTACCGCATGGAAGGAACGCTCGATTCTATCTTGACGGAGTTGAAACGAGAGCTAGAGCGGAAAGATTTTTTGATCCTCTCAGCACTAGAAAAAGTGAAGTACGGCAAAATTTATACTGAGATTTATGGCATTGTGACAGGAGCAACGCGAGAAGAGATGCAGCAAATTGAACAACACCTGCATGATAAAGGATTGACATTAGCAGGTTAA
- the arsJ gene encoding organoarsenical effux MFS transporter ArsJ gives MSSTTAHNANLKNYILVTLAYWGFTITDGALRLLVLLYFYEIGYSPLQVAFLFLFYEVFGVVTNFFGGWIGSQLGLKVTLYAGIGLQIFALVMLSFLDRNWAQWFAVGYVMVSQAFSGIAKDLTKMSSKSAIRLVVPQDAQSSLFKWVAILTGSKNALKGFGFFLGAALLASIGFVNSLWWMAGGLFVLMFTGLMLPKGMGKIKAKVKFTQLFSKSREINILSAARFFLFGSRDVWFVVGLPVFLRGVLGWSFYQVGSFMALWVIGYGIVQSSAPALIQRFGSGRPPSTSTIRFWTVTLTIVPALIAIALAVGVDPNSAIVGGLMIFGVVFAFNSAVHSYLVLAYTDDDKVALNVGFYYMANSGGRLAGTVLSGLIYQSFGLIGCLWTSAAFVVAAALISLKLPTPKPSKAIAWKAKDGD, from the coding sequence ATGTCATCTACAACGGCTCATAATGCCAACCTAAAAAACTACATCCTCGTGACGCTTGCTTATTGGGGATTTACAATCACTGATGGCGCATTGAGATTGTTAGTTCTGCTCTATTTTTACGAGATTGGTTACTCGCCGTTGCAAGTTGCATTTCTCTTTCTGTTTTATGAAGTGTTTGGAGTTGTGACTAATTTCTTCGGAGGTTGGATCGGCTCTCAACTTGGGTTAAAAGTGACGCTCTATGCAGGAATCGGGTTGCAGATCTTTGCATTGGTGATGTTGTCATTTCTCGATCGTAACTGGGCGCAATGGTTTGCAGTTGGATATGTGATGGTCTCTCAAGCCTTTTCTGGCATTGCAAAAGATCTGACGAAAATGAGTTCTAAGAGTGCGATCCGATTGGTTGTGCCTCAAGATGCACAGTCTTCATTGTTCAAATGGGTTGCAATTCTCACTGGATCAAAGAATGCGCTCAAAGGATTCGGATTCTTTCTAGGCGCTGCGTTACTTGCATCGATCGGCTTTGTCAATTCGCTGTGGTGGATGGCAGGTGGATTGTTTGTCTTGATGTTCACTGGATTGATGTTGCCGAAAGGTATGGGCAAAATCAAAGCCAAGGTGAAATTTACACAACTGTTTTCTAAGAGTCGCGAAATCAATATCTTGTCAGCCGCAAGATTTTTTCTCTTTGGTTCTCGGGATGTTTGGTTTGTTGTTGGCTTACCTGTGTTCTTACGTGGAGTACTCGGCTGGTCATTCTACCAAGTCGGTAGCTTCATGGCGCTCTGGGTCATTGGCTACGGAATTGTTCAATCCTCTGCCCCTGCGTTAATTCAGCGATTTGGGTCGGGTCGTCCGCCCTCGACGAGTACGATTCGATTTTGGACGGTTACTTTGACGATCGTACCTGCCTTAATCGCGATCGCGCTTGCTGTTGGGGTCGATCCAAACTCTGCGATCGTCGGTGGCTTAATGATCTTTGGTGTCGTCTTTGCTTTCAATTCAGCCGTACATTCTTACTTGGTTCTAGCGTATACGGATGATGATAAAGTCGCCCTGAATGTCGGGTTTTACTATATGGCAAACTCTGGAGGACGATTGGCAGGAACCGTTTTATCAGGGCTGATCTATCAAAGCTTTGGCTTGATCGGCTGCTTGTGGACTTCAGCCGCGTTTGTTGTTGCTGCTGCACTGATTTCTCTCAAATTGCCAACCCCAAAGCCGAGTAAAGCGATCGCTTGGAAGGCGAAAGACGGAGATTAA
- a CDS encoding alpha/beta fold hydrolase: protein MLSRVLNRHHAQVVGQGEQILVLAHGFGSDQTAWRHQVEAFTPFYRILLFDHIGAGQSDMNAYSPRRYRSLYSYAEDVLELLAELQLTDVIFVGHSVSGMVGLLAALLDPARFRQLLFISASPRYLNDPATNYIGGFEQSDLDALYASMSANYYAWAGGFAPLAMRNPERPELAGEFAKTLSAIRPDVAQAVARVIFQSDHRADLPKLTVPTTILQSNNDIAVPPQVGRYMADKISQATLINIDAEGHLPHLSAPAVVTRTLAECFIV from the coding sequence ATGCTGAGTCGAGTTCTCAATCGCCATCATGCTCAAGTGGTCGGTCAGGGCGAGCAAATCCTAGTGCTTGCACATGGGTTTGGCAGCGATCAAACCGCATGGCGGCACCAAGTTGAAGCGTTTACACCGTTTTACCGCATTCTGTTGTTTGATCACATTGGTGCAGGTCAATCCGATATGAATGCGTATAGTCCGCGTCGCTATCGGTCTTTGTACAGTTATGCCGAAGATGTGCTTGAACTGTTAGCAGAACTTCAGTTAACAGATGTCATTTTTGTCGGACATTCTGTGAGTGGCATGGTGGGATTGCTGGCTGCGCTGCTTGATCCGGCTCGGTTTCGGCAGTTATTGTTTATCAGTGCCTCTCCTCGGTATCTTAACGATCCGGCAACGAATTACATTGGCGGATTTGAGCAGTCAGATCTCGATGCCTTGTATGCGTCGATGTCAGCCAACTACTATGCCTGGGCTGGAGGTTTTGCACCCTTAGCCATGAGAAACCCAGAGCGCCCGGAGTTAGCAGGCGAGTTTGCAAAAACCCTCTCTGCGATTCGTCCTGATGTAGCACAAGCGGTTGCGCGAGTGATTTTTCAATCGGATCACCGCGCCGATCTTCCTAAGCTCACAGTCCCCACAACTATTCTTCAGTCAAACAATGATATCGCGGTACCGCCACAAGTTGGGCGATACATGGCAGATAAAATTTCTCAGGCTACGCTAATCAATATTGATGCTGAGGGGCATCTTCCTCATCTGAGTGCACCTGCCGTGGTAACTCGAACACTTGCAGAATGTTTTATCGTTTAA
- a CDS encoding ArsR/SmtB family transcription factor — protein MAKATEVSSNLVIVGFHALSEPLRVQVLDLLRDRELCVCDLCEALSVTQSKLSFHLKTLKEAQLVKSRQEGRWIYYSLNLPQFVVLEQYLAEFRRFSPILPARSCRDSE, from the coding sequence ATGGCTAAAGCGACCGAGGTTTCATCAAATTTAGTGATTGTGGGCTTTCATGCACTCTCTGAGCCATTGCGTGTTCAAGTGCTAGATTTGCTGCGCGATCGCGAACTTTGCGTTTGTGATCTGTGTGAAGCTTTAAGCGTCACCCAATCAAAGCTTTCTTTTCATCTTAAAACATTGAAAGAAGCTCAGTTGGTCAAGTCTCGGCAAGAAGGACGCTGGATTTATTACAGTTTGAATTTGCCACAGTTCGTTGTCCTCGAACAGTACCTCGCTGAATTTCGCCGTTTCAGCCCAATCTTACCCGCTCGAAGCTGTCGCGACTCGGAATAA
- a CDS encoding ArsJ-associated glyceraldehyde-3-phosphate dehydrogenase, which translates to MVVRVGINGFGRIGRLDFRAAWGWSEFEFVHINEVKGGAETAAHLLKFDSVHGRWAPDVEAGSDRILIDGQPVTFSEYAKPGEVPWEDYGVDIVLECSGKFRTPETLDPYFKRGVKKVIVAAPVKQGALNIVMGINDHLYQSDEHHLLTAASCTTNCLAPVVKVIHEGLGIKHGIITTIHDNTNTQTIVDAPHKDLRRARATSLSLIPTTTGSATAIGLIYPELNGKLNGLAVRVPLLNASLTDCVFEVARSTSVEEVNQLLKTASETSLNGILGYEERPLVSIDYKDDPRSSIIDALSTMVVDETQVKILAWYDNEWGYSNRMVELARKVALSLN; encoded by the coding sequence ATGGTTGTACGAGTTGGAATCAATGGTTTTGGTCGGATTGGACGGCTCGATTTCCGTGCTGCTTGGGGTTGGTCGGAATTTGAATTTGTTCACATCAACGAAGTCAAAGGCGGAGCGGAAACTGCCGCTCATTTACTCAAATTTGATTCAGTGCATGGGCGATGGGCACCCGATGTCGAAGCTGGAAGCGATCGCATTCTCATTGATGGACAACCTGTGACCTTCAGCGAATATGCGAAACCCGGTGAAGTCCCTTGGGAAGATTACGGCGTTGATATCGTGCTGGAATGTTCAGGTAAGTTTCGCACTCCTGAAACACTTGATCCCTACTTCAAGCGCGGAGTGAAAAAGGTGATTGTCGCGGCTCCCGTCAAACAAGGAGCGCTCAATATTGTCATGGGAATCAATGACCATCTTTATCAGTCGGATGAGCATCACCTCCTAACTGCCGCATCTTGTACGACCAATTGCCTTGCGCCTGTAGTGAAAGTGATTCATGAGGGGCTAGGCATCAAGCATGGAATCATTACAACGATTCACGACAATACCAACACTCAAACGATCGTTGATGCTCCCCATAAAGATTTGCGTCGTGCGAGAGCCACAAGCTTATCGCTCATTCCAACAACTACAGGATCAGCAACCGCGATCGGGCTAATCTATCCGGAACTCAATGGTAAGTTGAATGGTTTAGCAGTGCGAGTTCCCTTGCTCAATGCCTCGCTGACAGATTGCGTGTTTGAAGTCGCGCGATCGACCAGTGTTGAAGAAGTCAACCAATTGCTCAAAACAGCCTCGGAAACTTCGTTAAACGGCATTTTGGGATACGAAGAACGTCCGTTGGTGTCGATCGACTATAAAGATGATCCGCGATCGTCGATTATTGATGCCCTCTCCACAATGGTTGTCGATGAAACCCAGGTAAAAATTTTGGCTTGGTATGACAACGAATGGGGCTACTCGAATCGTATGGTCGAACTGGCTCGAAAAGTTGCATTGAGTTTGAATTAA
- a CDS encoding isoaspartyl peptidase/L-asparaginase family protein translates to MTIVKPVIIVHGGAKTISENDVAANQAGCRAAIEAGWAVLIQGGSAAGAVEAAIRVLESDQTFNAGFGATLNSEGEVEVDAAMMEGATLGWGAVAAVQGVRHPIVVARKIMEEKPRLLVARSGERFARNHAVEICAKEALVSEEQYQEWKEEIEVLDRPNTVGCVALDADGNLVAGTSTGGTTGQPQGRVGDTALVGCGLYADNQLGACSTTGDGESIIPVVLAKTAIDALKDKHPDAAAQWAIDTLISRVEGEAGCILIDRQGRIGWAHNSPDMAVAYMSEDLVQPAIFTRKDQTLVQSL, encoded by the coding sequence ATGACGATCGTGAAACCTGTGATCATCGTGCATGGGGGAGCCAAAACGATTTCAGAGAATGATGTGGCAGCGAATCAAGCGGGATGTCGAGCAGCAATTGAAGCGGGTTGGGCAGTCCTCATTCAAGGGGGAAGTGCAGCAGGAGCAGTTGAGGCAGCAATCCGGGTCTTAGAATCTGACCAAACGTTTAATGCAGGGTTTGGCGCAACTTTAAACAGTGAAGGCGAGGTTGAAGTTGATGCGGCGATGATGGAAGGAGCAACGTTAGGTTGGGGAGCAGTTGCCGCAGTGCAAGGAGTTCGTCATCCCATTGTAGTAGCTCGCAAAATTATGGAGGAGAAACCGCGATTGCTAGTTGCCCGCAGTGGAGAACGTTTTGCCCGCAATCATGCTGTTGAGATTTGTGCGAAAGAAGCCCTGGTGAGTGAGGAACAGTACCAGGAGTGGAAAGAAGAGATCGAAGTTTTGGATCGTCCGAATACGGTCGGTTGTGTTGCACTCGATGCAGATGGAAATCTAGTGGCGGGGACTTCCACGGGTGGAACAACAGGGCAACCTCAAGGGCGTGTTGGGGATACTGCATTGGTTGGCTGTGGCTTGTATGCAGACAATCAACTGGGAGCCTGCTCGACAACGGGTGATGGTGAGTCGATTATTCCAGTAGTACTCGCCAAAACAGCGATCGATGCGTTAAAAGACAAACATCCTGATGCAGCTGCACAATGGGCGATCGACACGCTAATCAGTCGAGTCGAGGGAGAAGCTGGATGTATTTTAATCGATCGCCAAGGGCGCATCGGTTGGGCACACAATTCTCCTGACATGGCAGTTGCTTATATGAGCGAGGATTTAGTACAACCTGCCATTTTTACCCGTAAGGATCAAACTCTCGTTCAATCGTTGTAA